In Amphiura filiformis unplaced genomic scaffold, Afil_fr2py scaffold_24, whole genome shotgun sequence, one genomic interval encodes:
- the LOC140143598 gene encoding uncharacterized protein: MAKGEMNVLTAESPSRFCLTSGTTGKGKMIPIVPSFEKSLLTHASSMTSKIIADTFPNISPLHKSLWFYTSPKMRRTDGGHQLGPMSRIQESMKKVLVSQSSPPDGFDVETLYESTYIHLLFGLFDRDVSKILAGFTTTFYNAMKQLEKDWLKLVEDIRIGSINADLKLPQNIRDALQKAMVSDSDRAKELEVEFEKGFDGILRRIWPRLVCVIVIDIGGHKEKLINTYAKGVTLYGHLYASSEGIIAINLWPDIMEERYALFPDIMFYEFIPEDIRDRDQPETKLIHELQIGESYEILLTTSFGFCRYRFGDVIKCVGYHDNTPLIAFQYRSGQLLNLHGEKVSQLITDKAIKDAASHWPKVSVVDYACAESLSLSEESLKKFNQKTTPFYLIFIELEGESRNLTSQEKRMQLWTGHSSFWKMCPQGHPLFWTSPTSVSRRWYLTIWHRSTSPDMPPCKTALLICCCKAALVGGRDDI, encoded by the exons ATGGCTAAAGGAGAAATGAATGTGTTGACAGCAGAATCTCCAAGCAGGTTTTGTTTGACATCGGGTACTACAGGGAAGGGAAAGATGATACCCATCGTACCATCATTTGAGAAATCCCTTCTTACTCACGCATCGAGTATGACATCAAAGATAATTGCTGATACTTTTCCCAACATCAGCCCGCTTCATAAGTCATTATGGTTCTATACATCACCAAAGATGAGACGGACTGACGGTGGACACCAGTTGGGACCTATGTCAAGGATCCAAGAGTCGATGAAGAAGGTTCTCGTATCACAAAGTTCTCCACCTGATGGTTTTGATGTTGAGACTCTCTACGAGTCTACATATATCCATCTACTTTTTGGGTTGTTTGATCGGGATGTGAGTAAAATACTTGCGGGGTTTACGACGACTTTTTATAACGCTATGAAGCAGCTTGAAAAGGACTGGCTCAaacttgtggaagatataagaaTAGGAAGTATTAACGCGGACTTGAAACTTCCACAAAACATTCGAGATGCATTGCAGAAAGCTATGGTATCAGATTCAGATCGAGCTAAAGAATTGGAAGTGGAGTTTGAGAAGGGATTTGATGGTATCTTGCGACGTATATGGCCCCGATTAGTGTGTGTGATCGTTATTGATATAGGCGGACATAAGGAAAAGCTAATCAACACTTATGCCAAAG GTGTGACGTTGTACGGTCACTTATACGCATCTAGCGAAGGAATCATAGCAATCAACCTCTGGCCTGATATTATGGAGGAGCGCTATGCTTTGTTTCCAGATATCATGTTCTATGAGTTTATTCCAGAAGATATCAG GGATAGAGACCAACCGGAAACGAAGTTAATCCATGAGCTTCAGATCGGAGAAAGCTATGAAATCCTCCTCACTACTTCTTTTGGATTCTGTCGATATCgttttggtgacgtcatcaaatgTGTTGGCTACCATGACAACACACCACTGATAGCTTTCCAATACAG ATCGGGACAGCTACTAAACCTACACGGTGAGAAGGTCTCCCAACTCATAACAGACAAAGCAATTAAAGACGCTGCCTCTCATTGGCCAAAAGTGTCAGTTGTAGACTACGCATGTGCAGAAAGTCTAAGCTTATCGGAGGAAAGCTTAAAGA AATTTAATCAGAAGACAACGCCATTTTACTTGATATTTATTGAACTTGAAGGTGAAAGTAGGAACCTGACGAGCCAGGAAAAGAGGATG CAACTCTGGACAGGACACTCTAGCTTCTGGAAAATGTGTCCACAAGGGCATCCACTGTTCTGGACAAGTCCAACCTCAGTCAGCAGGCGATGGTATTTGACGATATGGCACCGTAGTACTAGCCCAGATATGCCCCCTTGCAAGACTGCTCTTCTAATATGTTGCTGTAAAGCAGCCCTGGTGGGAGGAAGAGATGACATCTGA